A DNA window from Leptolyngbya sp. KIOST-1 contains the following coding sequences:
- a CDS encoding NfeD family protein, translating into MTLSTLSPSFGLTTFQGRGIVERTITPSTPGRVYFQASYWPARFLQPDASSDLHPGAPVEVVDTVTL; encoded by the coding sequence ATGACTCTTTCTACCCTCTCCCCATCCTTTGGCCTGACCACCTTTCAAGGTCGAGGTATCGTCGAGCGCACCATTACCCCCTCAACCCCAGGGCGCGTTTACTTTCAGGCCTCCTACTGGCCTGCCCGATTCTTGCAGCCTGATGCGTCTAGCGACCTGCACCCTGGTGCCCCAGTCGAAGTGGTAGACACCGTGACGCTCTGA